Proteins encoded by one window of Chloroflexaceae bacterium:
- the cdaA gene encoding diadenylate cyclase CdaA encodes MDLSRLWARLNPLTSPFALIDILVVALLIYWLLGVVRGTRAVQLLRGIGIVLALTIFVGTVARDQLQTLSWLLSTIVTPALIVGVPVLFQPELRRALESLGRSSELLSRPLSGANRSELLETINSISRAAIQLSQQGVGALIVIERNSRLQEYAERGVILDSRISTALLLNIFYPNAPLHDMAVIVRGNRILAANVVLPLSEDVIGPRRYGTRHRAAKGISEQTDALAVVVSEETGAISLVQDGRMASYLTEARLRTMLAGLLSVPLEAEGK; translated from the coding sequence ATGGATCTTTCACGTCTCTGGGCGCGGCTCAATCCGTTAACCTCGCCCTTTGCGTTGATCGACATTCTGGTTGTTGCGCTCCTTATCTACTGGCTCCTGGGCGTCGTGCGCGGCACCCGGGCAGTGCAATTGCTGCGCGGCATTGGCATTGTGCTGGCGCTGACCATCTTTGTAGGCACGGTTGCCCGTGATCAATTGCAGACGCTCTCCTGGCTGCTGAGCACGATCGTCACCCCGGCCCTGATCGTGGGCGTGCCGGTGCTGTTTCAGCCGGAACTGCGGCGCGCCCTGGAGTCGCTGGGGCGCTCCAGTGAACTGCTCAGCCGCCCTCTCTCTGGCGCCAATCGTTCCGAACTGCTCGAGACAATCAATAGCATCAGTCGCGCAGCGATCCAGCTCTCGCAACAGGGGGTGGGCGCGCTCATTGTCATCGAGCGCAATTCGCGGTTGCAGGAGTATGCTGAACGGGGGGTCATCCTTGACTCGCGCATTTCCACGGCCCTGTTGCTGAATATTTTTTATCCCAATGCGCCATTGCACGATATGGCCGTGATTGTGCGCGGCAATCGCATTCTTGCCGCGAATGTGGTCTTGCCGCTCAGTGAAGATGTGATTGGACCACGCCGCTACGGGACGCGCCACCGGGCCGCCAAGGGGATCAGTGAACAGACTGACGCGCTGGCGGTGGTGGTCTCTGAGGAGACGGGAGCGATCTCGCTGGTGCAGGACGGACGCATGGCCAGTTATCTGACCGAGGCGCGCCTGCGTACCATGCTGGCCGGATTGCTGAGCGTGCCGCTCGAAGCTGAAGGGAAGTAA